The stretch of DNA CGCGCGAGGAAGGGATGCTGGTCGGCATTTCGAGCGGCGCGACACTCGCCGCGATTGCCGCCAAGCTGCCCGAACTCGCGCCCGGCGCGCGGGTGATGGGCTTCAACTACGACACCGGCGAGCGCTACCTCTCGGTGCCCGAGTTCCTGCCGGTGGAATAAGCGACGTCAGGGCGAGTGGGCCCCGGTCTGCGCGAGGATCACCGTCAGTCCGACCGAGAGTCCCGCGACGAATCGCTCGCGCTCGATATTGAGAAACTCGTCGAGGCTGTGGGTGCGTCCACCCCCGGCCCCGCTGCCGATGGTCAGCGCCGGAATGCCGAGGCTCATGGGGATGTTGCTGTCGGTCGAGGAGTCGTCGATCCGCGCCCGGAACCCTGCCGCCTCGCTGGCCGCGAGCGCATTGCGGATCAGCGGGTGATCGGGCGGGGTAACGCCGCCGGGGCGATCCCCGGTCAGCTCCGCCACCAGCGACACCACCCCCGCGCGCTGCGAGCGGGCGGCGTTCTCGCTGGCCACCCCGGCCTCGGCTGCTGCCAGCACCTCCGTTTCGAGGTCTCGCAGCAGCGCTGCGTCGCCCGAGCGCATGTCGATCTCCAACGCCACTTCGGCGGGGATCGAATTGACCGAGGTGCCGCCGCTGACGACGCTCGCGGAATAGGTCGTCTTGGGCTCATCGGGCGCCTGGATGGCGTAGATCCCGCGCACCGCCTCGGCCATCGCGGCCATCGGGTTGACGATACCGAAGGCGCCATAGCTGTGCCCGCCCGGCCCCTTGAAGACGAGCCGGTAGCGCCGCGAGCCGACGGCCGCATGAACAACCCGCCCGGCATCCGTCCCGTCGATCGACATGAAGGCCCCGATCCGCCCCTGCCACGCGCCCTTGGTGAAGAGGTGGCGCACCCCGCGCAAGTCGCCCGGCCCCTCCTCGCCTACCGTGGCGACAAACAGGATCGCCTGCCGGGTGGTGATCTTGCGCTGCTCCAGCGCCCGCACCCACGCCAGCATGGAGGCGAGGCCGAGGCTGTCATCGCCGATGCCCGGTGCCAGCAGCCGCTCGCCCTCGCGCGTGACGGTGATCGGCGTTCCTTCGGGAAAGACGGTGTCGAGATGGGCCGAGACGACGAAGACCGGGCCGTTTTCCAGTCCGGGCCGCAGCGCGAGGACATTGCCTTCCTCGTCGATGGTGACGTCAGTCAGTCCACTGTCGCGCAGCATCTGGGCAAACAGCGCGGCGCGGGCGGCCTCCTTGAAAGGCGGCGCGGGGGTTTCGGTGATGCGGATCAGGTCGGCGATCACCTGGTCATATTGCGCATCGAGATCGGCTTTGAAACTCGCCGGCAATTGCTCCGCTCGGATTGTCTGGGCGGCGAGCGGCTGTGCCGCCAGCGGCGTCGCGAGGGCGAACAGCGCCGCAAGTCCCATCCGGTGCCATGCCATAGTTCGACCGTCCCCTTGCGTGCTGCGACAGGCTTCACCAGCCCCCTTACCCGGTGGCCGCGTGGAGCGATTCCTTAACCTTGATCGCCTATTTCCTGCGGCAATGGAACAGCCCTCACAACTGCGGCACGGGGACCGGCGCGCATGAAGTTCATCAAGCTCGAATCGCGCGGCGGCAATTATCTCGTCGTCGCCTCCAACGTCGCATGGCTGCGCACCGCAGAAAACGGCCAGACCAATGTCGGCATCGTCGGCGGACAGCCGCTGCTGGTGGTGGGATCGGTGGAGGAAGTGGCCGCCAAGATTCTTGCCGGAACGGCCGAGGGCGAGCCTGATGCCACGCCAGCGCCCGCACAAGCTGCCGTGCCCGCGCCCGCACCGGTGGCGGCACCCGCGCCAGCTCCTGCGCCGCAAGCCGCTCCGCCTCCGCCTCCGCCTCCGCCGCCCGCGCCGGAACCCGAGCCCGAACCGGTGGTCGAAGTGGTCGAGCCCGAGCCGGAACCAGAGCCCGAACCCGGACCGGTCGCGGCCGCGACACCGGCCATGGCCCCTGCGCCCCCCGCCCGCCCGCGTAGCGGATCGGCGCGTTCGGCGGCGCAGTGGGAACGGCCTGCCTCCGTCCCGCAGCCCGGCAGCATCAAATTGAAGGCCGGCTCGCAGCGGATGATGGGCCGCTTCGAGTAAGGCCGAATAGCAACGGGCCGCCATGCCAATGCATGACGGCCCGCTTTGTATCAGTATCGCGAAACCAGATCAGGCCGCGGTGGCGAAAGCCTCCGCCGGCAGCTTCATCATGTATTCGCTGCCCGCTTCCAGCTTGCGCCGCAGCGCGCCCGCATCGGGGAGGAAGCGTTCGGCGTAGTAGTTGGCCGAGACCAGCTTGGCTTCGTAGAAGGCCTTGTCGTCAGCGCCCTCGGCCAGCTTGGCCGCAGCAACCTTGGCCATCTTCAGCCAGAAGAAGCCCAGCGTCACGATGCCCATGATGTGCATATAGTGATGCGCGCCCGCGCCGAGGTGGTTGGGGTTGGCCATCGCGTTCTGCATGAACCACATGGTCGCCGCCTTCTGCTCGCCCAGCGCCTTTTCGAGGCGTTCGGCGACGCTCTTCAGCGTCTCGTTCTGCTTGGCCGAGGCGATTTCCTCGTCGATCATGGCGAAGAACGCCTGGATCGCCTTGCCGCCACCCGCAGCGAGCTTGCGGCCGCACAGGTCCATCGCCTGCACACCGTTGGCGCCTTCGTAGATCATGGCGATGCGGCTATCGCGCACGAACTGCTCCATGCCCCATTCCTTGACGTAGCCGTGCCCGCCATAGACCTGCTGCATATTCGTGGCGATGTCGTAGCCCTTGTCGGTGCCGTAGCCCTTGATCACCGGGGTCATCAGCCCGATCAGCAGATCGGCCATCTCGCGCTCTTCGGCGGTCTGCGCCTTGTGCGTCAGATCGACCTGCAGCGCGCCCCACAGGCACAGCGCCCGCATGGCTTCGGTGAAGACCTTGGCGTCCATCAGCATCCGGCGCACGTCGGGGTGGACGAAAATCGGATCGGCCTTGGCCGCAGGGTCTGCGGGGCCCGTCAGCGCACGGCCCTGACGGCGATCAAGCGCGTAGTTGACCGCGTTCTGGTAAGCGACTTCGGCCTGCGCATAGCCCTGAATGCCGACGCCGAGACGCGCCGCGTTCATCATGATGAACATCGCGGCAAGGCCCTTGTTCTCTTCTCCCACCATGTAGCCGGTCGCGCCGTCATAGTTGAGCAGGCAGGTGGCGTTGCCGTGGATGCCCATCTTCTTTTCGATCGACCCGCAGGTGACGCCATTGCGCTCCCCCGGATTGCCATCGGCGTCGAGCAGGAACTTGGGCACGATGAAGAGCGAGATGCCCTTGGTCGAATCCGGCGCGCCCGGGGTCTTGGCCAGCACCAGATGGATGATGTTGCTGGTGAGGTCATGCTCGCCGGCCGAGATGAAGATCTTGGTGCCGGTGATCGCATAAGAACCATCGCCGTTCGGCACGGCCTTGGTGCGGATCATGCCGAGATCGGTGCCGCAATGCGGCTCGGTCAGGTTCATGGTGCCCGACCATTCGCCCGAGATCATCTTGGGCACGAAGGTCTGTTTCTGCTCGTCGCTGCCCTTGGCGAGGATCGCCGAGATCGCGCCGGCGGTGAGGCCCGGATACATCGCGAAGGCCTGGTTGGCGGTGCCGGTGTATTCCTCGAGCACGAAGCCGAGCACATGCGGCAGGCCCTGTCCGCCGAATTCCTCGGGCTGGGCCAGCGTGCCCCAACCGCTTTCGACGTAGGCCTGATAGGCTTCCTTGAAGCCCGGCGGGGTGGTGACAGAACCGTCTTCGTGACGGGTGCAGCCATGCTCGTCACCCGCCTGATTGACCGGCGCGAGCACCTCGGCGCAGAACTTGCCGGCCTCGTTGATGACCGTCTCGATCATGTCGGGCGTGGCGTTCTCGAAGCCGGGCAGATTGCCGTAGCTGGCAAGGTCGAGCACTTCGTTGACAACGAAGCGCGTGTCGCGGGTGGGGGCGGTATAGGTCGGCATCACGTAATCCCTTGGGTGTGCGGTGCTGGAAAGTCGGGGTGCGGCTCAGCCGAGGTCGAGCTTCTCGATCTCGGCGACGAAGTCGGTCAGTTCCTTGATCGAGCTGTCGATGTCGTCGCGCTGGGCCTTCAACTTGGCGATGTGCGTGCGGCACTTCTCGATCGTGACGCGGCGCTGTTCCACGCGGCCGTCATCGAGATCGTAGAGGTCGATCATTTCGCGAATTTCGGTCAGCGAGAAGCCGACGTTCTTGGCGCGCATGATCCATGCGAGCCGGGCGCGGTCGCGCTTGGAATAGACGCGGGTCAGCCCGACGCGCGCGGGGCTGATCAGCCCCTCGTCCTCGTAAAAGCGCAACGCGCGGGCGGTGCAGCCGAATTCCGAAGTAAGGTCGGAAATGGTGAACTGCTCGCGTTCGTGGACATCCGGCCGATCGAGATGCGCGCCGTTGCGACGCGGTTCACCGGCGGGATCGGCGGCGGAATGAGCGGATGCTGTAGCCATGCCACCGTTCTACCTTACGTTTACGTGAGCGTCAAGTTTGTTCACGCTTACGTGAACGTCAATGATCGTCGCGGCGTAAGCGCGGCTTCCCCTCGCCCGATTCGAGCACGCGGTAGAAGCAGCTTCGCGCCCCGGTGTGGCAGGTCGGCCCCGCGGGCACCGCGCGGATCACCAGCGCGTCCTGATCGCAATCGACCCGGATCTGCCGCAGCGCGAGCACGTTGCCCGAGGTCTCGCCCTTCATCCACAGCTTGCCGCGCGAGCGCGACCAGAAGTGCACCTTCCCGCTGGCCAGCGTCGCATCGAGCGCCTCGCGGTTCATGTGGGCGACCACCAGCACCTCGCCCGAGGCATCGTCGACCACCACTGCGGTGAGCAGGCCCAGTGCATCGAAGCGGGGAGCAAACACCGTGCCGCTCTCGCGCTCGGCAGTGGTCAGGGAAGTGTCGGTCACCGGAAACTCCATTGCGGCCTGTGTTGGACAGATCGTGTCGCTATCGTGGCGCTCATGCGACGATTGTTGCACGCAAACAACAGGGGGCTGCAAAAAAGACAAAACCGGCAGCTAACGCCTTTCGTATCGGGCTCCGACGTGGAACAAGCCCCTCGGAGCCTTCGCAAGGGGTTCTCCACCGAACAATGGCACCGCCCGGTGCCGGGTTCAGGGGGTGACCGGACCGCAAGACTGGCGGCGGGGTGCCAGCGCGACCGGTTGAACGATAGGGACTGGATCCCGGCAGCGAAGTTAGGGGGTCGCTGCCACTGCCCGCAAGGGTGGATCCTCACCGTTTCGTCACGTGGCGCCCGGGGTCGAAAGGCCTCGGGCGTTATGTTTATGGGCTGCTCTGGTGCGCCAGATGGTGTCCCTCCTCCACCCGGGCAAAGCACGCCATCGCGATCGAAGCGGGCCCCGCCTCCTTCAGTGCGGCGATGCAGGCCCTGCTGGTTGCGCCGCTGGTGAGTACGTCGTCCACCAGTATGACATCGCGCCCCGCAAGCTGCGCCATCCGCCGCGGGTTGAGCCGGATCGCACCGGCTAGCACCTGCTCCCGCGCCTCGCGGCCCAGCCCGCCGAGGTTCGGCGTGCGGCGGTGGCGAACCAGCCCGGCAACCTCGGCCTCGCCCTTGCCCAGACGCGCCAACTCGCGCGCCAGCAAGGCTGCCTGGTTGAAGCCGCGGCTCCACAACCGCCAGCGGTGGAGCGGCACCGGCACCAGCACCGGCGGTGGGCGGCCGTGAGCGGCTTCGGGCAGCCGCGCTGCCATCAACCGAGCCAGCAGCCGTGCCAGCGCAATCCGGCCGCCGTGCTTGTAGGCCATCACCAGCTTGCGCGAGGTTTCGGTGTAGTAAGTCGCCGCGTAGACCAGCACGCCCATGCCCTGCGCTTCGGGCTGCGTGGGCACCTCCAGCGTGCTCCAGCAGTCGAGGCACAGCCCTGCCTGGCCCGCGATTGCCGTTCCGCACAGCGGGCAGCGCGGGGGATAGACCATGTCCACCACGGGCGCGACATGGCGGGCGAGTTGTCGGGCCACTGCCATCGCCCGGGTGTCGCACGGCTTGCGCTCCGCTGGCAAGCGCGGCAGGGCGGGCGGCGATGACTGCCCCTGCAATCCCCACCATCTTCAGCCCCTGCCGCCGCGACGCCCGCCTCGCCCGCGCCCGGAGCCGCGCCGCTGCGCCCGGCGCCGCACGGTTCATTGCCGAGGACATGATCGAGGACACGCTTGAGCGACTCGCATTCCTTCGCCACGCCCCGGCGCGCGCGCTGGTCCTCGGCGATTGGACCGGCTCGCTGGCGCAGCATTTGCGTGCGGGCGGCGCCGAAGTCGATGCGCCCGAAACCCTCGATCCGGAAGCGCCCTTCCCCACCAGCGGGCTCGATCTGATCGTGGTGATCGGGATGCTCGATGCGGTCAACGACCTGCCCGGCGCGCTGATTCACCTGCGCAATGCCCTCGCCCCCGGCGGCCTGGTGATCGCCCACTTCATCGGCGGCCAGAGCCTCCCCGCCCTGCGCGCGGCCATGTTCGCCGCCGAGCCCGACCGTCCCGCCGCGCGGCTCCACCCGCTGGTCGATCCCCGCGCCGGGCCGGGGCTGATGCAGCGTGCCGGATGGAAGGACCCGGTGGTCGACACCCACCTGCTGACGGTGCGCTATACGACGCTCGACCGGTTGGTGAGCGACCTGCGCGATTCCGCACTCGGCAATGCGCTGGCGAAGCCCGCCGCACCGCTCGGCAAGGCCGCTCTCACCCGCGCCCGCGCCGCCTTTGCCACGCGCGCCGACGCGGACGGCAAGACGCCCGAGACCTTCGAGATCGTTACCCTGACCGGGCGGCGATCGCTCGCCGGAACCTAGCCCTTCTTCAACGCCGCTTGGGCCGCTGCGAGGCGCGCAATCGGCACGCGGTAAGGCGAGGCGCTGACGTAATCGAGGCCTACGCTCTCGCAGAAGGCGATGCTTGCCGGGTCGCCGCCATGTTCGCCGCAAATGCCCAGCTTGATGTCGGGCCGGGTCGCCCTGCCCCGCTCCGCCGCCAGTTCGACCAGTTGGCCGACACCGTCCACATCGAGACTGACGAAGGGGTCGCGCGGGAAAATGCCCTTGTCGACATAAACGCTCAAGAACCGCGCCGCATCGTCGCGGCTGACGCCCAGCGTGGTCTGCGTCAGGTCATTGGTCCCGAAGGAGAAGAACGCGCCCTCCTCGGCAATCTCGCCCGCCATCAGCGCCGCGCGCGGCAGCTCGATCATGGTGCCGACGAGGTAGTCGACCCGCGTGCCGACCTCGGCGAACACCGCTTCGGCGGTCTTGTCGACCAGCGCCTTGAGGATCGCGAGCTCGCGCTTGGTGGCGACCAGCGGGATCATGATCTCCGGCAGCGGCGCCTCGCCCGTGGACTGCTTCACCGCGCACACCGCCTCGAAGATCGCGCGCGCCTGCATCTCGTAGATCTCGGGATAGGTGATCCCGAGCCGGCACCCGCGATGGCCGAGCATCGGGTTGAATTCGTGCAGTTCGCCCGCACGGCGCTTGAGGTGATCGACCCCCAGCCCGGTCGCATCGGCAAGCTCGGCAAAGTCCTCGTCCGCGTGCGGCAGGAATTCGTGCAGCGGCGGATCGAGCAGTCGGATCGTGCAGGGGAGGCCCGCCATCACCTCGAAGATCGCGGTGAAATCGGCGCGCTGTTCGGGCAGCAGCTTGTCGAGAGCACGGCGGCGGCCGACCTCGTCCTCGGCAAGAATCATCTGGCGAACCAGCGAGATACGCGAGGCTTCGAAGAACATGTGTTCGGTGCGGCACAGCCCGATGCCCTCGGCCCCGAATTGGCGCGCCATGCGGCAGTCCTCGGGCGTTTCTGCATTGGTGCGCACCTTCATACGGCGCAAGCCGTCGGCCCAGACCATCAGCGTCCCGAAGTCGCCCGCCAGCTCCGGCTCGACCGTGGGCACGATGCCGAGCATCACCTGCCCCGTCGCTCCGTCGAGCGTGATGGCATCGCCTTCCTTCAGCTCGGTGGTGCCGATCCGCAACGTGCGGGTGTTGCGGTCGATCGAGACCTGCCCCGCCCCCGACACGCAAGGCCGCCCCATCCCGCGCGCGACAACCGCCGCGTGGCTGGTCATCCCGCCGCGGGCCGTCAGAATGCCCTGCGCCGCGTGCATCCCGTGGATGTCCTCCGGGCTTGTCTCGACCCGCACCAGGATCACCTTCTCGCCGCGCCCCGCCCATTGCTCGGCGGTGTCGGCATCGAGCACGATCTTGCCCGCCGCCGCACCCGGCGAGGCGGGAAGCCCGGTGGTCAGCACGTTGCGCTCGGCCTTGGGATCGAGCGTGGGGTGGAGCAGCTGATCGAGCGCCATCGGATCGACCCGCCGTACCGCCTCGCGCTCGTCGATCAGGCCCTCGGCCACCATGTCGACCGCCATCTTGAGCGCGGCCTTGGCGGTGCGCTTGCCCGAGCGCGTCTGAAGCATCCACAGCTTGCCGCGTTCCACCGTGAATTCAATGTCCTGCATGTCCTTGTAGTGAAGTTCCAGCAGGTCGAACACGCGGGCGAGTTCGGCATAGGCTTGCGGCAGTGCCTCTTCCATCGACAGCGGCTTGGCGCCCGCAGCCTCACGCGCGGCCTTGGTGAGGTATTGCGGTGTGCGGATGCCTGCGACCACGTCCTCGCCCTGCGCGTTGATCAGGTATTCGCCGTAATAGGCCCGCGTGCCGGTCGCCGGATCGCGGGTGAAGGCGACCCCGGTAGCGCTGGTTTCGCCCATATTGCCGAACACCATCGCCTGCACATTGACCGCGGTCCCCCAGTCGGCGGGGATGTCGTTCAACCGGCGGTAGACCTTGGCGCGGTCGCTATCCCAGCTGTCGAACACGGCACGGATCGCGCCCCACAGCTGTTCGTGAACGTCCTGCGGGAAGGGCTTGCCGAGTTCCTGCTGAACGATACCCTTGTATTCGCCCACCAGCGCCTGCCAGTCTTCGGACGACATCTCCGTATCGTTATAGAAGCCCTTGTCTTCCTTGGCGATCTCGAGTGCTTCTTCGAACAGCCCGTGATCGATCCCCAGCACCACGTCCGAATACATCTGGATGAAGCGCCGGTAGGAATCCCAGGCGAACCGCGCGTCCCCGCTCGATGCCGCCAGCCCTTCGACGGTTGCATCATTGAGCCCGAGGTTGAGGACGGTGTCCATCATCCCCGGCATCGACACCCGCGCGCCCGAGCGGACCGAGACCAGCAGCGGATCGCCCGCGTCGCCGAACCGCTTGCCAACGGTCCCCTCGACATGGGTGAGCGCCGTGCTCACCGCACTTCGTAGGCCATCGGAGAAATCCGCGCCATCCCTCAGATAGGTAACGCATTCTTCCGTGGTGATCGTGAAGCCCGGCGGCACCGGCAGGCCGATGCTCGCCATCTCGGCAAGGTTCGCGCCCTTGCCTCCGGTGACGGTCTTGTCCTTCTGGCGCGGATCGGAGTGGTCGGCGTCGACTCCGAATACATAGACCGTCTTCAGTGTCATAGGGCTTCCTAAGCGGTGTTGGGAACGTGACAAAGGTTACAGCGTGTCACTTTCCATACAGGGATCATGGCTTTGAAATTCTGTGCCTTTTCTCAAGGTGACACGAAAGGATATGCGCGAGAAATCACCCCTCGATGCGGCTGAAATCGGCGACACGGTGGACCGCATCGCGGAACCGCGCCAGCAGGTCGAGCCGCGCGGCGCGCTTTTTGGCCTCATCGGCGTTGACAGTCACCTCTTCAAAGAACCGGTCGATGGGCGCGCGTAGCGAGGCGAGCATACGCATTGCAAAGTCGAAATCTTCGCTTTCGATCGCACCCCGAACGCCAGGCTCAGCAGTATCGAGCGCGTCGATCAGCGCCTTTTCGGCCGGTTCGGGCGTGTAGGAAAGCGTGGACGCGGCCGCGTGGCGATCAGCCATCTTGGCGGCGATCACCGGGGCGAGATCGGGATCGTCGACCATCGCCAGCGGGTCTTCCTCGCCGGTGCGCGCGATTTCACCCTCGATGCCCTGCC from Porphyrobacter sp. YT40 encodes:
- a CDS encoding MerR family DNA-binding transcriptional regulator, which produces MATASAHSAADPAGEPRRNGAHLDRPDVHEREQFTISDLTSEFGCTARALRFYEDEGLISPARVGLTRVYSKRDRARLAWIMRAKNVGFSLTEIREMIDLYDLDDGRVEQRRVTIEKCRTHIAKLKAQRDDIDSSIKELTDFVAEIEKLDLG
- a CDS encoding M20/M25/M40 family metallo-hydrolase gives rise to the protein MAWHRMGLAALFALATPLAAQPLAAQTIRAEQLPASFKADLDAQYDQVIADLIRITETPAPPFKEAARAALFAQMLRDSGLTDVTIDEEGNVLALRPGLENGPVFVVSAHLDTVFPEGTPITVTREGERLLAPGIGDDSLGLASMLAWVRALEQRKITTRQAILFVATVGEEGPGDLRGVRHLFTKGAWQGRIGAFMSIDGTDAGRVVHAAVGSRRYRLVFKGPGGHSYGAFGIVNPMAAMAEAVRGIYAIQAPDEPKTTYSASVVSGGTSVNSIPAEVALEIDMRSGDAALLRDLETEVLAAAEAGVASENAARSQRAGVVSLVAELTGDRPGGVTPPDHPLIRNALAASEAAGFRARIDDSSTDSNIPMSLGIPALTIGSGAGGGRTHSLDEFLNIERERFVAGLSVGLTVILAQTGAHSP
- the ppdK gene encoding pyruvate, phosphate dikinase — protein: MTLKTVYVFGVDADHSDPRQKDKTVTGGKGANLAEMASIGLPVPPGFTITTEECVTYLRDGADFSDGLRSAVSTALTHVEGTVGKRFGDAGDPLLVSVRSGARVSMPGMMDTVLNLGLNDATVEGLAASSGDARFAWDSYRRFIQMYSDVVLGIDHGLFEEALEIAKEDKGFYNDTEMSSEDWQALVGEYKGIVQQELGKPFPQDVHEQLWGAIRAVFDSWDSDRAKVYRRLNDIPADWGTAVNVQAMVFGNMGETSATGVAFTRDPATGTRAYYGEYLINAQGEDVVAGIRTPQYLTKAAREAAGAKPLSMEEALPQAYAELARVFDLLELHYKDMQDIEFTVERGKLWMLQTRSGKRTAKAALKMAVDMVAEGLIDEREAVRRVDPMALDQLLHPTLDPKAERNVLTTGLPASPGAAAGKIVLDADTAEQWAGRGEKVILVRVETSPEDIHGMHAAQGILTARGGMTSHAAVVARGMGRPCVSGAGQVSIDRNTRTLRIGTTELKEGDAITLDGATGQVMLGIVPTVEPELAGDFGTLMVWADGLRRMKVRTNAETPEDCRMARQFGAEGIGLCRTEHMFFEASRISLVRQMILAEDEVGRRRALDKLLPEQRADFTAIFEVMAGLPCTIRLLDPPLHEFLPHADEDFAELADATGLGVDHLKRRAGELHEFNPMLGHRGCRLGITYPEIYEMQARAIFEAVCAVKQSTGEAPLPEIMIPLVATKRELAILKALVDKTAEAVFAEVGTRVDYLVGTMIELPRAALMAGEIAEEGAFFSFGTNDLTQTTLGVSRDDAARFLSVYVDKGIFPRDPFVSLDVDGVGQLVELAAERGRATRPDIKLGICGEHGGDPASIAFCESVGLDYVSASPYRVPIARLAAAQAALKKG
- the hisI gene encoding phosphoribosyl-AMP cyclohydrolase, whose translation is MTDTSLTTAERESGTVFAPRFDALGLLTAVVVDDASGEVLVVAHMNREALDATLASGKVHFWSRSRGKLWMKGETSGNVLALRQIRVDCDQDALVIRAVPAGPTCHTGARSCFYRVLESGEGKPRLRRDDH
- a CDS encoding double zinc ribbon domain-containing protein encodes the protein MAVARQLARHVAPVVDMVYPPRCPLCGTAIAGQAGLCLDCWSTLEVPTQPEAQGMGVLVYAATYYTETSRKLVMAYKHGGRIALARLLARLMAARLPEAAHGRPPPVLVPVPLHRWRLWSRGFNQAALLARELARLGKGEAEVAGLVRHRRTPNLGGLGREAREQVLAGAIRLNPRRMAQLAGRDVILVDDVLTSGATSRACIAALKEAGPASIAMACFARVEEGHHLAHQSSP
- a CDS encoding acyl-CoA dehydrogenase C-terminal domain-containing protein — its product is MPTYTAPTRDTRFVVNEVLDLASYGNLPGFENATPDMIETVINEAGKFCAEVLAPVNQAGDEHGCTRHEDGSVTTPPGFKEAYQAYVESGWGTLAQPEEFGGQGLPHVLGFVLEEYTGTANQAFAMYPGLTAGAISAILAKGSDEQKQTFVPKMISGEWSGTMNLTEPHCGTDLGMIRTKAVPNGDGSYAITGTKIFISAGEHDLTSNIIHLVLAKTPGAPDSTKGISLFIVPKFLLDADGNPGERNGVTCGSIEKKMGIHGNATCLLNYDGATGYMVGEENKGLAAMFIMMNAARLGVGIQGYAQAEVAYQNAVNYALDRRQGRALTGPADPAAKADPIFVHPDVRRMLMDAKVFTEAMRALCLWGALQVDLTHKAQTAEEREMADLLIGLMTPVIKGYGTDKGYDIATNMQQVYGGHGYVKEWGMEQFVRDSRIAMIYEGANGVQAMDLCGRKLAAGGGKAIQAFFAMIDEEIASAKQNETLKSVAERLEKALGEQKAATMWFMQNAMANPNHLGAGAHHYMHIMGIVTLGFFWLKMAKVAAAKLAEGADDKAFYEAKLVSANYYAERFLPDAGALRRKLEAGSEYMMKLPAEAFATAA
- a CDS encoding methyltransferase domain-containing protein, which produces MTAPAIPTIFSPCRRDARLARARSRAAAPGAARFIAEDMIEDTLERLAFLRHAPARALVLGDWTGSLAQHLRAGGAEVDAPETLDPEAPFPTSGLDLIVVIGMLDAVNDLPGALIHLRNALAPGGLVIAHFIGGQSLPALRAAMFAAEPDRPAARLHPLVDPRAGPGLMQRAGWKDPVVDTHLLTVRYTTLDRLVSDLRDSALGNALAKPAAPLGKAALTRARAAFATRADADGKTPETFEIVTLTGRRSLAGT